The following coding sequences are from one Brienomyrus brachyistius isolate T26 chromosome 2, BBRACH_0.4, whole genome shotgun sequence window:
- the fancg gene encoding Fanconi anemia group G protein, with protein MSPSDCLVIWTEQNDDIVRKWKCAERKHNANGQDVRRQYYNELCSLLHIVQGAPCVAASLELELTVLYNTLLFSLSLSKFGEAGDLLTQGIIRVLEAFGCQPPSSDLLLLWHEFLEKFQSPKLLPSTHALLCVQWTLWLSTQQLDSIQKLLLPDSQDGITSLSPVIQNIQVSPEENPSLLLIMAPMALKELAHICTVVTRGVGKMKEDKDSEAVQILQDASMLPAPTSLLAEIHMLTGICLARLGRPQSSLQCYRRALEMGACSRTVLYQGSLLHRQLENGPAEIEMLRLLCTAALSPVSCDPSSTWVPLLTPDMLLGGPACDSVFAMPSLLEIQHTLAHRCLHCGRISEAAENYLDLLATLQCDLKQLVNTDANSRLPRVPDIYLEAAVTLLKAERYWDSITVCEEVIMKTADLIPDRLVLEMPHRTEQDGGSLAPFSPEMRGLFAKSGKAEERLNYVFWAGAAFLIEGQAYGWMKESKGEITALTRSINLLVKVRLKNEEWQHRDPGDSAASKVADLQRLKALALASRGVGFMDRKQEGAALQDFQLSLQASPGTEVVELLLTQVLWKMGREEEATTFWKSTRRTSQVPELVPNCSRNAAVFLHLQSYLQEKMQADSESLKKMKLGSEAEV; from the exons ATGTCCCCGAGCGATTGCCTGGTCATTTGGACTGAACAAAACGACGACATTGTCAGAAAGTGGAAG TGCGCAGAGAGAAAACATAATGCAAATGGACAAGATGTACGCCGTCAGTACTACAACGAACTGTGCAGCCTGCTTCACATAGTACAAG GAGCTCCGTGTGTCGCTGCGAGCCTTGAGCTTGAACTGACGGTGCTTTACAATACTTTGCTGTTTTCACTGAGCCTCTCAAAGTTTGGTGAAGCGGGAGACTTACTGACCCAAGGGATCATTAGAG TTTTGGAAGCCTTTGGATGTCAGCCCCCCAGTTCAGACCTTCTGCTGCTCTGGCATGAGTTTCTGGAGAAGTTCCAGAGCCCCAAGCTCCTCCCCAGCACCCATGCGCTCCTGTGTGTGCAGTGGACCCTATGGCTGTCTACACAACAGCTGGACAGTATCCAGAAGCTGCTTCTGCCAGACTCTCAG GATGGGATCACGTCACTGTCTccagtaattcaaaacatccAGGTTAGCCCTGAAGAGAACCCCTCCCTTCTGCTAATAATGGCCCCCATGGCGTTGAAGGAGCTGGCTCACATCTGCACTGTTGTCACACGAG GTGTAGGAAAGATGAAAGAGGACAAAGACTCAGAGGCTGTCCAGATCCTTCAGGATGCCTCCATGCTGCCCGCTCCCACGTCACTCCTGGCAGAGATCCACATGCTGACTGGCATCTGTTTGGCCAGGCTG ggcagaCCTCAGAGCTCCCTGCAGTGTTACAGGAGAGCACTGGAGATGGGCGCCTGCTCACGGACCGTCCTCTACCAGGGCTCCCTGCTACACAGGCAACTGGAGAATGGCCCAGCTGAAATCGAGATGCTCCGTCTCCTTTGCACC GCCGCCCTCTCGCCGGTTTCGTGTGATCCATCCAGCACCTGGGTGCCTCTGCTTACCCCGGATATGCTGCTGGGCGGCCCAGCATGTGACTCGGTCTTCGCGATGCCTTCCCTACTTGAGATACAGCACACCCTGGCACACAGGTGTCTGCATTGCGGAAG GATTTCGGAGGCAGCAGAAAACTATCTTGACCTCCTGGCTACATTGCAGTGCGACCTAAAACAATTG GTAAACACAGATGCCAACTCAAGGCTGCCCAGAGTGCCTGATATCTACCTGGAGGCTGCAGTCACCCTCCTCAAGGCCGAGAGATACTGGGATTCCATAACAGTCTGTGAAGAAGTCATTATGAAAACTGCGGATCTCATCCCGGACAGACTTGTGTTGGAAATGCCCCATAGGACTGAGCAGGACGGTGGCTCTTTGGCGCCATTCTCTCCTGAGATGAGGGGGCTGTTTGCAAAGAGTGGAAAGGCAGAGGAAAGGCTGAACTACGTCTTTTGGGCGGGGGCTGCTTTCCTCATAGAGGGCCAGGCCTACGGCTGGATGAAGGAGAGTAAGGGAGAGATAACTGCTTTAACTAG ATCCATCAATCTCCTGGTGAAGGTGCGTCTTAAAAACGAAG AGTGGCAGCATCGAGACCCTGGAGACAGTGCTGCGAGTAAGGTGGCAGATTTACAGAGGCTGAAGGCTCTGGCGCTAGCTAGCCGCGGCGTCGGGTTTATggacaggaagcaggaaggCGCAGCTTTGCAGGATTTCCAACTCAGTCTTCAGGCTTCTCCAG GGACTGAAGTGGTGGAGCTCTTGCTGACACAGGTTCTTTGGAAAATGGGGCGTGAAGAAGAAGCCACCACCTTCTGGAAAAGCACCCGGAGAACCAGTCAGGTGCCTGAACTAGTGCCAAACTGCTCAAG GAATGCTGCAGTTTTCCTGCATTTACAGTCCTACCTTCAGGAGAAGATGCAGGCAGATTCCGAGAGCctgaagaaaatgaaacttgGCAGTGAAGCTGAAGTGTGA
- the LOC125713547 gene encoding transitional endoplasmic reticulum ATPase encodes MASGGESKNDDLSTAILKQKNRPNRLIVDESINEDNSVVSLSQAKMDELQLFRGDTVLLKGKKRRETVCIVLSDDTCSDEKVRMNRVVRNNLRVRLGDVISIQPCPDVKYGKRIHVLPIDDTVEGITGNLFEVYLKPYFLEAYRPIRKGDIFLVRGGMRAVEFKVVETDPSPYCIVAPDTVIHCEGEPIKREDEEESLNEVGYDDIGGVRKQLAQIKEMVELPLRHPALFKAIGVKPPRGILLYGPPGTGKTLIARAVANETGAFFFLINGPEIMSKLAGESESNLRKAFEEAEKNAPAIIFIDELDAIAPKREKTHGEVERRIVSQLLTLMDGLKQRAHVIVMAATNRPNSIDPALRRFGRFDREVDIGIPDATGRLEILQIHTKNMKLADDVDLEQVANETHGHVGADLAALCSEAALQAIRKKMDLIDLEDETIDAEVMNSLAVTMDDFRWALSQSNPSALRETVVEVPNITWDDIGGLEDVKRELQELVQYPVEHPDKFLKFGMTPSKGVLFYGPPGCGKTLLAKAIANECQANFISIKGPELLTMWFGESEANVREIFDKARQAAPCVLFFDELDSIAKARGGNVGDGGGAADRVINQILTEMDGMSSKKNVFIIGATNRPDIIDPAILRPGRLDQLIYIPLPDEKSRMAILKANLRKSPISKDVDLDFLAKMTNGFSGADLTEICQRACKLAIRESIENEIRRERERQTNPSAMEVEEDDPVPEIRKDHFEEAMRFARRSVSDNDIRKYEMFAQTLQQSRGFGSFRFPSSNQGGSGPSQGSTGGSGGNIFNEDNDDDLYG; translated from the exons ATGGCTTCAGGAGGAGA atCCAAGAATGATGATCTTTCCACTGCAATTTTAAAGCAGAAGAACAGACCCAATCGGCTGATTGTTGATGAGTCCATAAATGAGGACAACAGTGTGGTCTCCCTCTCCCAG GCTAAGATGGACGAGCTGCAGCTCTTCAGAGGGGACACAGTGCTGCTGAAGGGGAAGAAGAGGAGGGAGACTGTGTGCATCGTGCTTTCTGACGACACCTGCTCTGATGAGAAAGTGCGCATGAACAGAGTTGTCCGCAACAACCTCAGGGTTCGCCTGGGTGATGTTATAAG CATTCAGCCCTGTCCGGATGTGAAGTATGGAAAGCGCATTCATGTTCTACCCATCGATGACACAGTGGAGGGCATCACAGGCAACCTGTTTGAGGTTTACCTAAAGCCATACTTTTTGGAAGCCTATAGGCCGATCAGGAAAG GTGATATTTTCCTGGTAAGAGGTGGGATGCGAGCTGTCGAGTTCAAGGTGGTGGAAACGGACCCCAGCCCATACTGTATTGTGGCCCCAGACACAGTCATCCACTGCGAGGGAGAGCCCATCAAACGAGAG GATGAGGAAGAATCCCTCAATGAAGTCGGCTATGATGACATTGGGGGTGTGAGGAAGCAGCTGGCTCAAATtaaggagatggtggaattgcCCCTGCGTCATCCTGCTCTCTTTAAGGCCATCGGTGTCAAG CCCCCGCGTGGTATCCTGCTGTATGGGCCTCCGGGAACTGGGAAGACTCTTATTGCCCGGGCTGTTGCAAATGAGACTGGAGCTTTTTTCTTCCTTATAAATG GGCCTGAGATTATGAGTAAACTTGCTGGCGAATCTGAGAGCAATTTGAGAAAGGCGTTTGAAGAGGCTGAGAAAAATGCCCCTGCCATAATCTTCATCGATGAGCTGGATGCTATTGCACCAAAAAGAGAGAAG ACTCACGGAGAGGTGGAGAGGCGCATTGTCTCTCAGCTGCTGACTTTGATGGACGGGCTGAAGCAGAGGGCACACGTCATTGTCATGGCCGCCACCAACAGGCCCAACAGCATCGACCCTGCACTCAGGCGATTTG GCCGTTTTGACAGGGAAGTGGACATTGGCATTCCGGATGCTACCGGGCGTCTTGAAATCCTCCAGATTCACACCAAGAACATGAAGCTTGCTGATGATGTTGATCTCGAGCAG GTTGCTAATGAGACTCATGGCCATGTGGGTGCTGACCTGGCAGCCCTGTGCTCAGAAGCGGCCCTCCAGGCCATCAGGAAGAAGATGGACCTCATTGACCTGGAGGATGAGACCATTGATGCTGAAGTCATGAACTCCTTGGCTGTCACCATGGATGACTTTAGG TGGGCACTTAGCCAGAGTAATCCCTCAGCCCTCCGGGAGACGGTGGTGGAGGTACCCAACATCACCTGGGATGACATTGGTGGACTTGAAGATGTGAAGCGAGAACTGCAGGAACTTGTTCAG TATCCAGTGGAGCACCCAGACAAATTCTTGAAGTTTGGCATGACCCCATCCAAAGGGGTTCTGTTCTACGGACCACCTGGCTGTGGTAAAACGCTTCTGGCAAAGGCTATTGCCAACGAATGTCAGGCGAACTTCATTTCCATTAAAGGTCCGGAGCTGCTGACCATGTGGTTTGGTGAATCTGAAGCCAACGTGCGGGAGATCTTCGATAAG GCCCGTCAGGCCGCACCGTGTGTGCTCTTCTTCGATGAGCTCGACTCCATCGCGAAGGCCCGTGGTGGAAATGTGGGCGATGGCGGCGGGGCTGCCGACAGGGTCATCAACCAGATCCTGACTGAGATGGACGGCATGTCGAGCAAGAAGAACGTCTTCATCATTGGCGCCACCAACAGGCCAGACATCATTGACCCCGCCATTCTCCGACCTGGCCGACTCGACCAGCTCATCTACATTCCCCTGCCAGATGAGAAGTCCCGCATGGCCATTCTTAAAGCCAACCTCAGGAAGTCTCCCATCTCAAAG GATGTTGATTTGGACTTCCTGGCCAAGATGACCAATGGCTTCTCTGGAGCTGACTTGACGGAGATCTGCCAGCGAGCCTGCAAGCTGGCCATCAGGGAGTCCATAGAGAATGAAATCAGGCGGGAGCGCGAGAGGCAGACCAACCCTTCAGCCATG GAGGTTGAGGAAGACGACCCGGTTCCTGAGATTCGCAAAGACCACTTCGAAGAGGCCATGCGTTTTGCCCGCCGCTCTGTCAGCGACAACGACATCCGCAAATATGAGATGTTCGctcagacactgcagcagagCAGGGGctttggcagcttcag GTTTCCGTCCAGTAACCAAGGTGGAAGTGGACCAAGCCAGGGCTCTACTGGTGGCAGTGGGGGCAACATCTTCAACGAGGACAACGATGACGACCTCTATGGTTAA
- the akr1a1a gene encoding aldo-keto reductase family 1 member A1-A, whose product MSCTHVTLSTGQMIPSVGLGTWKSIPAQVKQAILAALDSGYRHIDCAAAYGNEENVGEALRERVGPGKSLKREELFLTSKLWNTQHHPDDVEAACRRSLTHLGVSYLDLYLMHWPMAFERGSVMMPSNADGSIRYADTHYIDTWKAMEMLVDQGLVKAIGMSNFNARQTDLILSIARHKPAVNQVECHPFLTQQQLLTHCRDRGVAVVAYSPLGSPNRPWASPGEPALMEDLRIIDIARRYGKTAAQIIIRWHVQRGIICIPKSVTPARIQQNLQVFDFQLTDEDMKLIESFNRNERFIPPTVEKGGKKYRDGLHPHFPFHDPY is encoded by the exons ATGAGCTGCACCCACGTCACTTTGTCTACAGGACAGATGATCCCCAGTGTGGGTCTGGGcacctggaaaagcatcccagcaCAG GTAAAGCAAGCAATCTTGGCAGCTCTGGATAGCGGCTACAGGCACATTGACTGTGCAGCCGCCTACGGCAATGAAGAAAATGTGGGGGAGGCTCTCAGGGAGAGAGTTGGACCTGGCAAG AGCCTCAAGCGGGAGGAGCTGTTCCTGACCTCCAAGCTGTGGAACACCCAGCACCACCCTGACGACGTGGAAGCGGCCTGCAGAAGGAGTCTCACCCACCTGGGAGTCTCCTACCTGGACCTCTACCTCATGCACTGGCCAATGGCCTTCGA GAGGGGCTCTGTGATGATGCCATCTAATGCAGATGGTAGCATTCGTTATGCGGACACTCACTACATAGACACCTGGAAGGCGATGGAGATGCTGGTAGACCAGGGGCTAGTGAAGGCCATTGGAATGTCTAACTTCAATGCCAGACAAACTGATCTCATTCTCAGCATCGCAAGACACAAGCCGGCTGTAAATCAG GTGGAATGCCACCCATTCCTGacccagcagcagctgctgactCACTGCAGGGACCGGGGGGTGGCGGTGGTTGCCTACAGCCCCCTGGGCTCCCCTAACCGACCGTGGGCCTCCCCCGGGGAGCCTGCGCTGATGGAAGACCTCCGCATTATAGACATCGCACGCCGATACGGAAAGACCGCTGCCCAAATCATCATCAG GTGGCATGTGCAGAGAGGAATCATCTGCATCCCCAAAAGCGTCACCCCTGCGAGAATTCAGCAAAACCTGCAG GTATTCGACTTCCAGCTGACAGATGAAGACATGAAACTCATTGAATCCTTCAACCGAAATGAGAGGTTTATACCACCAACAGTGGAG AAAGGAGGGAAAAAATACAGAGATGGACTGCATCCTCACTTTCCCTTCCACGACCCCTACTGA